The Lycium barbarum isolate Lr01 chromosome 9, ASM1917538v2, whole genome shotgun sequence genome has a segment encoding these proteins:
- the LOC132609953 gene encoding 6,7,8-trihydroxycoumarin synthase-like: MKTQDLAFCSRPSTLCQQKLSYNSHDIAFAPYNDYWREIRKICVLHLFSLKKVQSFSPIRKDEVSRMIKKISEQAATSQITNLSKIVISLTSTIICRVAFGIRFDEEALERRRFDELLHETQAIMAKFFVSDFFPSLSWIDKLTGLANRLEKDFKDLDEFYEELIQQHLDSNRPKSMEGDIVDLLLQLRKEQSTQINLTLDNIKGILMNIFVAGADTSAITVVWAMTALAKNPKVMKKVQAEIRKSVGKKGIVNEDDTQNMSYLKAVIKETFRLYPPAPVLVAREAMENSILEGYNIPPKTTIYVNYWAIARDPEYWKHPEEFMPERFLNSRIDFKGQDFELIPFGAGRRGCPGIALGIATVELILSNLLYAFDWELPLGMKIEDIDTDILPGITVHKKNDLCLVPKVICSLH, translated from the exons ATGAAGACCCAAGATTTAGCATTTTGTAGTAGACCCTCTACTCTTTGCCAACAAAAATTGTCTTACAATAGTCATGATATTGCCTTTGCACCTTATAATGACTATTGGAGAGAAATAAGAAAAATTTGTGTGCTTCATCTATTTAGTCTCAAGAAAGTGCAATCTTTTAGTCCAATCCGTAAAGATGAAGTCTCAAGAATGATCAAAAAAATATCGGAACAAGCTGCCACTTCACAAATTACCAATTTGAGCAAAATAGTGATTTCACTAACAAGTACAATAATTTGTAGAGTTGCTTTTGGTATTAGGTTTGATGAAGAAGCACTTGAAAGGAGGAGATTTGATGAACTTTTACATGAAACTCAAGCAATTATGGCTAAATTCTTTGTCTCtgatttttttccttctttaagTTGGATTGATAAACTTACTGGATTAGCAAATAGACTTGAGAAAGATTTCAAGGATTTGGATGAATTTTATGAAGAACTCATTCAGCAACATCTTGATTCCAATAGGCCAAAATCCATGGAAGGAGATATCGTTGATCTTTTGCTACAATTGAGGAAAGAGCAATCAACTCAAATCAATCTCACTTTGGACAACATAAAGGGAATTCTCATG AATATATTTGTCGCTGGGGCAGACACTAGTGCAATTACAGTAGTTTGGGCAATGACAGCCTTGGCAAAGAATCCAAAAGTCATGAAGAAAGTTCAAGCAGAAATTAGAAAATCAGTGGGGAAGAAAGGTATTGTGAATGAAGACGATACCCAAAACATGTCTTATTTGAAAGCAGTGATAAAGGAGACATTTAGATTATATCCACCAGCTCCAGTCCTAGTGGCAAGAGAGGCAATGGAAAATTCTATACTAGAAGGGTATAACATTCCACCAAAAACGACAATTTATGTTAACTATTGGGCTATTGCAAGAGATCCTGAGTACTGGAAACATCCAGAAGAATTCATGCCCGAGAGATTCTTGAACAGTAGAATCGATTTTAAAGGCCAAGATTTTGAGTTGATTCCATTTGGAGCAGGCCGGAGAGGCTGTCCAG GTATTGCACTTGGGATTGCAACGGTGGAGCTTATACTATCAAACCTTCTATATGCATTTGATTGGGAGTTGCCTTTGGGGATGAAGATAGAAGATATCGACACAGATATTTTGCCTGGGATTACTGTGCATAAGAAAAATGATCTTTGCCTTGTCCCTAAAGTTATATGTAGCCTACACTAA